ctcagttaaCTTACCTGGAAAATAGGGATATGGTAGCACCCATCCCAGGAGGTGAGTGAGGAACCTTGTGGAGCGCTTACCATACATAGGCCTTGGCCCACTTTAAGCACTCTATAAATGTCAGTTATTATCCTGCGTGGGGCTGGACTATGGGTCATTGCATAACTGGTGGGACCCTAGAAAGTTCCATGAGGTTGGAAAGATAGGGCAACAGGTGTTGGGGAGGGTGCACCTGAGCCCACCTTCTCCCTCTTGTGTTCCTGTCATTCTCAGAGTAAGTCCTAACCGAGGATACCTAACAAAGGCCCCCTTGTACAGGTCTATTTGTTTTGGTAATGAATTTCCCAAGCAATGCTCCCTGGGGTGGGGTGTCCCTGGCATAAGGGCTGACCTGGAAGTGCAGGGCCACATTGTTTAGTCACCACTGAGGTCTTTACCATTCCCAACCATATGCTCCAGAGACTTGGCTCATCTCCAATTCCCTGCTCTTGGGGCCTGAGGAAGAACTGGACATTACAACATAGGAAGTgggctttctcttctttctcaaacAGAATTGGGCTATGGTGGAGCTTCAGTTAAGGAGAGGGGGAAGCAGGCCAATATCAGCCAAACATCTGCCATTGAATCGCTCGCAAGCCATTTAGTGCTGTACTAATCACTCCCTGAAAAGGGGATTATCTTTACTGAAGAGCAAACTGAGGCAAAGAAAAGCTtggggtttttatttgtttgcttgcttgcttgttttgttttttcattactaaggtttcactgctctgcgatgactttttcagatagagatacaaagacagggctggggagacatcataatggttatgcaaaaaggctctcatacctgaggctctgagatttcaGATtctttctatccccagcaccatcaaacgccagagttgagcagtgttctgatgtgtctgtctgtctgtttctctctcattaaaataaaataaataatatattggggaaaagggagcaagagaaagagagagagaccacagcaccagagctcccttcaatacagtgggggtGAGTGTGAATCTGGGTCGCAtacgtggcaaagcagtgcatcatGCAAGTCAACTATTTTACTGACCCAgggaaagtattttcttttttaatcctcCCTTAAGTGCTGTACTACCTGAAAGTACCCTACTGCTAGAACCAGAAGGAAAATCCCGACCCAACACCAAACTACTGTGACACTGGAGTCAGTCACCAAATGTCTGCTCCACTATCCTGGAGTTCCCAGTGGCTTCTCTCTGTTGACCAGAGGAGCTTATCACTGAGGTGTGACCAGTTCCTTCACAGTCAGCCTCTGTGCCCCACCACCCCAATGAGGGTGGCGTGAGGGTGTGGGGAGTTACTGACTCAGACTCCACAGGGTTACTGACCCAGGCCCCACAGATTCACACCTGGGGACCCTTCCTGAGCAAAAGCTTTGCTCTACTTACTCAACGGCAGGTTAAAGCATGAAAAACAGCTCAATAAGTATTAGACAAGAGCACTAATAAGCTCTCTGCTTTTGCAGTGTCGTTTATTACAAAAAGAGAAACctacagttattattttttaaaggaaaattcgAGGCTCCAGGACTCATATCTGGGGCTGATCCATCTTAAATACtagtggagggaggagagaagagaacagaAGACTGTTCTTTGCCCCTAAACAGAGATTTCCTAACCCCTTCCTGGTTTATGTCACTGGGCCAGCATGACTTCCCTTTGAGGGTATATACAGGAACCTAGGGGGGTTCTTCTGCAGTCCCCCAGGGAGCACCAGGATCCTCCTCCCCTTGGGCACCTGGGAGTTAAGTTTCCAGAAGTTTCCTACTCCTGTTAGAAGGTGAACTCAAGTTCAGTGTCTCTGCCTCCAGCTCCAGGAAGTCGCCTCCCTCATCACATGGCTTCTGGAAAATGTCCTCTCAGAATAGGTCCAAGAAATAGTTGCCGGTAGAGAAAGTTGAGGGAACAGCAATTCACACTCACCCCTGACCCTGTGCCCTGTGAGGAGGTGAAGTCTGCTCAGCTCCACACTTGCCAAGCCCACCTTCTGGCTGGCACTGTCACTACTTCAGAGAGGGCTGTCCTTGCAAGGTGGGACTTTTCATTTGTCAGCTGGAGTACTTTTGTATATGGTGTGGGAGGTAGAGGAACCTGGGCTCCCCCAGGCCTTCCAGACAGCTGAGGTGCATAAATACAAACCTAAACACAGACATTTCCTGCCAGCAGGCGTCCAGCAGGCATCCACAGCCCCTGTGTTTTAGCTGTGGCCCCAGAGGCCAGGGTAGCAAGCTCCTATCAGATCCAGCTGATGGCAGGGAGCGGGGAGGTCCTaacctccttcttgccccccttCACTGTCCTTTACCCTCCCTGTCCTCAAAGAGGTTGGGGTTCTCTGCCAGGGTGGCCCgcacttttttcttctccttgaaACGACCCGAGTTGGAGACTTTGACATGCTTGCCTTTTGTGCTCTTGTCCACGATCTTCTCAAGGCGGGTGTCAAAGTCACTGTTGGGGCTCCCACTGTCTGGCCGAGGGGGCTCTGCGCAGCCCTCTGTTTGGGCATAGGTGTCAGGGATCTCATACAACACCTTGGGAGTAGATTTCTTTTTCCGGAGAAAGGTCAGCTTCCACCAACCAACTTCTGTCATGGCGTGCCTTGCTGAGGGTGGGGCTTTCTGCAGGGGTGAggtcagagagaaaaatggaggaaggGGTCAGTGAAGAGAAGTAGGGGTGCTTCGGGGCAACCCTCTCTTGACTCCTAATCATGAGCTATCTTAATAAGCAGGCCTGACAGAATGACAGTTGTGGGAAAGTTACCCAATGTCTGGCGGGCAGGGGGCAGCCAAGTAAACTTGGGTGGACAAGAGACAACTACACCAAAAAACCTAGCAACTCTGAGATTCTTGGCCCTTCAGACTGCAGACTGCAGGCATCACAGTGCATGCTTTGAATCTTCCCCCCAAACCCCCCCTACATCCCCCTTAGAAGTGGAGCTAAGACTGGGCAGACAGTCAATGGCATCACACAGCTAGAaactccttgtgcatgggaattcATTACAAGAGAGTGTTTGTGATGTTTAGAGTAATAAGGATTTCCTGGTAGTGACCAACTAGACTAAAGGAGGTTGAGGAAGGAACCTCATACTAGGAGTGGAGAGTCCTGGGCAGTTCTGGCTTTGTAAATGCTGGCAAGTTATTTCTCCGGATTTTAGTGTCCTTGTTGTCCCTTTCAGCCCTAACAGTTAGCTCAAATGCTAACTCCTGCACACAGAAACAGGCTGATTTTATAAAGTGGAActttcaaggggccaggtggtagcacagctggttgtgtgtatatgttacaatctgcaaggactacagttcaaacccctgatccccatctgcagaggggaagtttttacaagtggtgaagtagctctctctctctctctctctctttctgtgtgtgtgtgtgtatgtgtcttccttccctcttaatttctctctgtctctatccaaaataaataaataaaattaaaaaatcttttttaaaaaagtagaacaCTTAATAACAGCAAGAATAACAGAGGTGATTCTTTTCCCTCATCCACCTTTCATGAGGACAGGAGtttaaaggaaatttaaaaatttaaaggaaattttGGAATAAGGTTTGATGGGACCTAGATATACAGTGAGACACTGTGATCCCAGATTGTGCCCTTCACTAGCAGAGCCAACCAAGGTGGCTGTGGGTGCTGAACATcaggcttctccactggaaatccGTGTGCCCTGGCATGGACACCATGTGATTGGGTTTTTACTGGTTTCCACAAAGCTGCTATCTAAGCTAAGGGAGATTCTAGGAGAGGAAATCACCAGCACATGGCTGCTAGCTAGAGCGTGAGGGTGGAAGAGGAGATGGCAGGCTGGAGGAATTAAGAAGCAGGCTAAGTGATGAGAAAGCAGGACATCTCTGGGTCTGGTGTGGTTAAGGATCTGTTTCTAAGGATTCCTGTGTTATGGGAAATCCTGGGGAGGGGTCGGGGGGACAATATCCAGGTGATCCCAGAAAGCCATATGGGCAGCTAGCCTGAGCACAGGAAAACATCACCTCCATTGAGAAACAGATGGTCTTTACTACATTTTCTTAAGACTCAAAGACTCACAAAAAGCACGACAGATAATTAATAATAGTTTTTCTTTCAGTGTAGCAAAAATGGGGAATGTTTACTCCCCTCTATTTTTCTGATCTCCAGGCTTTCCATGATGAGCATGGATTTGCTTTTAGTGGGAAAAGTATGTCAAATTTAGGAAACATGAATGCAGGTTGCTGGCCTAGCCCTAGAATATGTTGAGTGCCTGCATCCATTGGCTCCTTGATGCTATTATTCCCTGTTCCTCCATGTAACCACCCTGGGCCCAGAGCACACACTAAATACTGTACACACAAACCCTTCCGCCTTTCTGTCCAGTGCTCAGGCCCCATATCGCCAGTGCTGCCTCTCTAACTGGACTCAAGAAGCCAGGGGAGCCAAGGGTAGATCTTGTGTAGCTCCCATttagaaaatgaagaaaaggggagtcgggcagtagcgcagtgggttaagtgcacgtggcacaaggaccagcgttaaggatcccggttcgagcccccagctccccacctgcaggggagtcgcttcacaggcagtgaagcaggtctgcaggtgtctatcgttctctcctcctctctgtcttccccttctctctccatttctctctgtcctgtccaacaacgacaacaacaataataactacaacaataaaacaacaagggcaacaaaagagaataaataaatattaaaaaaaaaaaaaaaaagaaaatgaagaagaggagaaagtggcCAGACAAATATTTTCAGGGTGCCTTGGAGAGGTGAGCGCACCAAGGGGACAGCCTGAGAGGTTTGCTTTGGCAACATGCCCCACCTGGGCTTAGCACAGCCTTGCACAGAACTCAGTGTTCCTGCATGGATTTCTGGAAGTCAGTTAGGGAAAGAGGGACAGGGTGGTTGCTCAGCCTGTGGATGTCCCAGTCACTTCCTAGTCTGTAACACAACCTAGGGCCCAATCATCACATACTAGGGGCTGTCCAGGAACTTTGAGAGTGGAGGATCCAACCCCACACCAATAGTAACCACCAGACTCCCTGGCTCCATGAGAGGCAGTGATTTCTGCCTGGGCCAATTAAAATATACCCATTCTCAGACATAGTTCAAGTTGGCTTCTGTGAAGTTTACCTCTCCTTGAAGTAACAGAAGTGATTTATCACAAAGAACTTATTTGCAAACCATGAAGAGAGCTCCCAGTAGCCCTCAGATCTCCACCATGGCACCAAGGCCAAGGAGACCTTATCTGCTGGCCTTGAACTCCGGCCTCTCCAGGATGCTCTTTGCTAAATGTTGCTGGCCCTTCTATCACCTTCtatcaaagaggaaacacaagcaGCAGTAAATAGTTGTGTGTTTACCACTTCAGGTAAGCCTGGCAGTTGAAATCTTAATTTGCAAATAGTCAAAGACTATTCTGTGTTTTGTACAATAGCCCATTTGTAAGATTCTTCTAGTGTGCTGCCCCAAGATACCATAAAATCGGATTTGCTTTAAAAACATAATGTGATATGCTATCCAAAATTTCCAACTATCTAAAGTTTCTAAGAGCAAGATAGCTACAGTGATAAGCCCTCACATAACCACAGAAGGCCAGATGGGCTGGGGTGCAGGATGTCCTTGGAATCACCAGTGGCCCCAGCATTTGGTGACAACTTGTGGACCCTGTAGTCAGCTTGTTCAGGTCCTAAACTGGTTGAGCTTTGGGCTGATTCCTTGCCCTAGGGCCCTGGAATCCACAGGATGATAAAAACCAGCCCCTGGGAATGCCAGCTACACCTCCGCTGTTTGCACAGCCTTGGTGCCCACAAAGGACCTCATGGGACAGGCGGCCTTCCTGTCCCAACAGCAGCCAGAACCTTGGTATGCATACAAACGCTCTGAGAAGGCTCCCAACCCCCACTCTCACCCTATGGCGTTGTGTGAGCTGCTCTAAGGGCCTTGTCCTCTTTGGATAGGGCCCCTTCTGAGCTGGGACAAGTTAACCATTGACAGGAGGagaggcgggggcgggggcggggggggggaatgacTGGGGGAGTAGAGCAGCTATGTCCTAAGAGGAAACTCAGAACCCCCAACCCTATCCACCATCGCTCTGCAGGATCTCTAATGACACTTCTCTACTCTGAATGGGACCAGGAACCattagataggaggagggagatcCCCACTAGACAGCTAGAAATAACCTCCAGGCAGGGAAAGGTAGGCTCCTGTGCAGTGGGAGTTAATAGAGAGCTGCGCTAGAGTGAAACTTTCCCAGAAGGAGCTCTGCTGGAGGACTGGATTAATTCCAAGAAGCCAGTGGGATGAATCCTGCCTGCCCACCTAGGGAGAGATGGGTGCTGGCATACTTGGTTTCtctacccgcccccccccccagctgggtTTGCCAGCCAAGGAGCCAGTCTGGGTGCCTTGTCTGCTCTTAGTGCCTTGAtttccccacccagccacccactgCTGGTACCTGTAATCCTGGCTGCTCTGGGTAGGAGGCAGACCTTCCTTAGAGAAGGAGCTGAGTGTAGGAGCTGCCCCAGAGGGAGAGTTGGGGGCGCTGGGGGTGCCTCCAGGGTGTCGTGCCAGGCCAGGCTCAAGCCAGGAGAGCCGAGCCGGGGAGGAGCAGCTGCACAGCAGGTGCAAGAGAAACAGGTGCAGGAGCGGGTACCTGCTCCTCTATGGCTCCAGGAGTCAAGGTGAACCTGAAACCCAGCCCCTCCCGGCTAAGtaaacagaagcagaggctggctTAGGTTGATGAATATTCATCAGCCCAGAAATCCAATCCCATTGCCCCTGCACCCACCCAGAAGCCAGGGTCCTCCAGGGACTGACTAGCCAGGAGAAGGATGTGCCAAGGAAGTCTGGGGCAGGGGGGACTTGGGAGCTTgtttcctcagtttccccactctAGGGTGCTTGGTGGCAGCTCCACTTATAACCAAGGTCACTCCCACCCATTTCATTCCTTGAAGGGCCTCACACCCCTTTCCAGCAGGGAACATGGCCTGGACATTGCCCTAGGCACAACCGGGCACAACAAAGAAAGGGTTAAGGGCCGCTGCTCCCGTTGGCTAGGCAGGACTGGTGCACCCCAGCTCCTTTGAACTCCAGAGTCGAAACCAGTCCCTGGTTAGACTGGTTGGCAGACCGGTTCCCAGGCTGCCTGCTTGCTCCACCCTGAAGCCTCAGTGCTGCTCAgggtggtgctgggtggggggggcTGTGGTCCCCTCTGACCTGCAGGGATCCTCCTAGAGATTTCTCTGAGGGAAGGGGACACAGGTCCCTCCTCAGACCAGGCTCTTGAGACCCACTGCAACTTTGAACATCCTCTCCCCTTCACCCTGTCATCCCTCCCCCCCTTAGAAATGCactgcagggcaggggtagatagcataatggttatgcaaagagactctcatgcctgaggctccaaagtcccaggttcaatccccagcaccaccaccatccaaagctgagcagtgctctgtttaaaaaaaaagaaaggaaatatactGCAGAGCCTGAGAAATCAAAGACAAAATTCCATATGTGTGGGCAGAGAAGCATGGATCTTCTGCACATGGGATCACACTTTTGTCAGACCTTCAAAGAGACTGCAACAGCCTCCTCACCCCCCAAGTACCTCTACTTAGTCAACTTCTCCCAGACTTCCAGATATGCACTGGGAGGGCCTTCCTTGGTATTAAAGTGACCAAAACTTGGGGCAAGCTCTCAGGGAAAGAGAGGGGTAGAGGTCCCTGGCTAGGTGGGAACTAAGGGAATAGCAAGAAGGCAGGATGTGGGGAGCAGAGGCAGAGTGTATACCTGGGATGGTATCCTCACTGATAGGCAACCACCCCTCGTCCTTAAAACCTCCACTGGCCAAAATGGTGTGCAGGGTTCTGTTGGGGACTGCTCTTACCTGAGGCACCATGCCTTGGAGAAGGTAACCTGTTGGGCTTTGCATTCTCTCCCCTTCCAGAAGAGTCATCAGAGAGTGGTAGACATCTGTTGCATTTCCAGTGTCCCTACACAGCCTCCTATTCCGCTGCCTTCTCCCCTGGACTGAGTGTGTACACCCAGACTCAGAGCAAGGCCCTGGGTAGAGGAAAGGCAGAAATTTCCTCCTTACCATGGGCCTCATGAATTATATCTCTGTCTAttgtagagagatagatagaaaaccagagcatctctctgccaTAAGCAGTgatgggactcaaacttggggtcCCCACATCTATAAGCTCATTGCTTGACTTCTGCAGCACCACCCCAGTCACCCATGTTTTAAATCCTAACTATCTAACTCTCAAACACAACCCACtatctttagttttctttctttctttctttctttctttttcttttattgggtcTGCTTGATCTGTGCTTTGCCTGGTTACCTTAACTTCACAATTTAGTActctcttagttttttttttttaatttattatctttgggagtcaggcagtagtgcagcgggttaagcacacgtggtacgaagcacaaggacctgtgtaaggatcctggtttgagcccccggctccccacctgcaggggagtcacttcacaagcgatgaagcaggtctacaggtgtctatctttctctccccctctctgtcttcccctcctctctccatttctctctgtcctatccaacaatgacaacatcaataactacaacaataaaacaacaagggcaacaaaagggaataaataaatgttaaaaaattttaaatattatctttatttatttattggttagagatagccagaaatggagacggaagggagtggaagagagggagagagacagtgagatgcctgcagccctgctataccattcacaaagctttccccctgcaggtgggaacaagggtcttgaacctgggtccttgcactcaaccaggtgtaccaccgcctggcccctagctCTCTTTCtattatagttatatatatatattctctctatatattttctaCTCTAGTCTCTTGAATTTGTGTTCCCTCCTtccttgttattgtcattttcGTTCCAGAGTCCAGAATACTGCTCTGTCATAtgtagtgccagagatcaaagCCAGGGCTCCGTGCATGTAATGCCTACACCTCCCAGGTCCTCGCCTTCATTCTAGACAACCAACCGTGGTGCCCTTAGGTCACCGGCAGACAGTCCTGCAAAAGCTCCCTATGGTCCATAGTGCAGCCCATTCAGCGTGGCCTCCTAGAAGAGGACTTCTGCAGCCtcctctctcccagctctctAGCATGTGCCCATGAGGTTCTTGCTCttcctcactttttaaaaaaaaaatttatttatttattcccttttgttgcctttgttattttatttttgtagttattattgatgccgctgttgttggataggacagagagaaatagagagaggcggggaagacagagggggagagaaagacgcagacctgcttcaccacctgtgaagcgaaccccctgcaggtagggagccaagggctcgaaccgggatctttatgacggtccttatgctttgcgccagtgcttaacctgctgtactaccacccaactcccttcttccTCACTTTTTAAGCACAGAGGCCTCCTAGCAGAGTAACATTAGGATTGTGCTGTGTTTTTAGCCAGGAACAACTTCCCCACCCACTGGGCAGCCCAAGACAAACTCCTATGCATATGCACCCCCACAAGGTCCAAATAGCTCattattcatccattcattcattcattcattcattcattgtcatcagggttatctctggcttggtgctggcattatgaatctattgctcccaatggccattttttcctttttatttcttttacttttctttttttattttatttgacagcgcagagagaaattgaggaagggagatagagagggagaaagagacacctgcaaacctggctgcatatataactatatataactatatatacgtatgtatatatatatatatacatacgtatatatatatatgtatatatatatatatatacatacatacatatatatattatggaaagagagagaaaggacatcagagcatcactctagaacATGTAATACCAAGGATCaacctttttaaaagatatatttaaaaaatttattatctttattggatagagacagccagaaaccaagagggcaggggaagacagaagagaaagagagacacctgcagccctgcttcaccactgggaaATCTTTCCCCATGCAGACAGAGACTAGGGGCTAGAATCTGggatcttgtgcactgtaacatatatgctcaatcaGGCCTACCACCATCcaacctctcttttttttctaaacatttttaatatttatttatttattcccttttgttgcccttgttttattgttgtagttattgttgtggttattgatgtcgtcgttgttggatagaacagagagaaatggagagaggaggggaagacagagggggagagaaagacacctgcagacctgcttcaccacccacccctgcaggtggggagctggggggatccttatgcctgtccttctgCTCCAACCTCTCTTAAGAGCTGCCCCGCCCCCCTTTTTTAACTCactctggacctcaggcttgagggtctaatgctttatgcactgtacCATTCTGAGCTTccaggcagctttttttttttttttaattcagttatCTAAACAGAGAGAAGGATCTCAACAGAACctctcccatgtggttctgggactTAAAGATGGATAACACTTATGGCAAAGCATGTGTCCTGCTTATGTGCTCTGTACTTAGCATTTCTTCTTAGGATGATACTCATCACTTCTGCTAccatcctttctcctttcccttctaccACAAGTTGTTCTCATCCTGAAAGACTCAGctcaaattttttctttataattttaaatgttttaattatctttatttatttatttgatagagacagtcagaaattgagagggaagggggtggtagagagacacctgcagcactgcttcaccacttgtgaagcttttcttctgcaagtggggaccaggggcttgaacctgggtccttgtgcattgttaacagGTGtgctaaaatgttttcttttttaaagatgtatttatttgctaatgtgagagaaaggaaagagagggagaaaaactgggaaccagagcatcattccgaCATAtgcgatgccagggatcaaactcaggacctcatgcctttaAGACTAGCACTctgtccactgtgtcacctcctaggcCACTTAAGTGTTAACTTATTTTACGAAACCACCCCTATCATTTTTTGTCCCCATACTATGCCTTTACCCCAAGGTTGAGTCAGATACTCCTGCCTCTCTGTTAGCCCTCAGAGCACGCCTCTTATTTGGGTGGCATagatgattattttttattgccctgcccactccccacctcccccaccacctGCATAGATGATTTTTAAAGCACCTTCTATATATGAACATGGGGCTCAGCTCTGTATTTGCTACCATGGGACTTGGAGTGTGGTGGGATCCTCACACATCACATTAGCTCTTTCTTTGAGGGCCAGGACTGTGTGTTTATGTTAAGGTCCCCAGCAGCATGCAAATAAAGGGTACTTAAAACTGAACTGCATAGGGAAGGAGGCTGACTACTGGGTAGTTTTATCATGGACTTACTAGGAAGGGCAGATTCCCTCTACTTGGCCCGATATAGATGATGAAGTAATCAGGTGCAGTGGCATCTTCAGGAGGTGACACCTTGGTTTCCCAATCCTTGAGGTCATCCAgtggactttattttttaattaaaaaaaaatatttattttcccttttgttgctcttgttctttttcattgttgttgtagttattattgttgttgttgttgatgttgtcattgttgtacaagacagagagaaatggagagaggaggggaaaacagagggggagagaaagacagatacctgcagacctgcttcatcgcctgtgaagcgactcccctgcaggtggggagccaagggctcaaaccgggatccttttgccagcccttgtgctttgtgccacatgtgcttaacctgctgcgctaccgccagactccctccagTGGACTTTTAACCCTTCTCCTCAATAGCCTCAGAAAACTAACAAAAGTGAAGGTGTGGAGAAGGCATAAGTGGTCAGGATTTAGGGTATAATTAGTGTCTCTGCAGATGACTTAACCCACTAGCCCTATGTAGGCCTTCACCGGCCTGTGTTTAACTTATTAAGTCAACCAGCCCTAACTTCTACTCCCcagatttctttcctttctttccaggaGGTTCAAGGGGTTAACTCCTAGTTATGAGCTATAGAGGGAGGGCAGAGCTGAGAAGAGGAGCTAGAGAATACACCTACTTCACACCAAACCAAGTGATTGCAGTCCCCACTCACCACTAAATGCCTCCCAGCACATGCTGCATCTTCATGTAGTCTTTTATTTACAAGTACCCAGTAAGCACCCCTCCCCTTCAATGCCAAGTTCTGAGGGTTACAGTGATGAACAAGTCTTCCTGTGCCCTGCCCCTTATGGGAAGACTAACTGGGGAGACAGACCAAGAGGAACAACACAGAGATTACACTTCTAACAGAAGAGGCCTAGATCAGGCTGCATTTCCAGAGACTTCCAGAGATCCAGCGGGCAGATAcaagacacacatgcacacacacatacaccagtc
Above is a window of Erinaceus europaeus chromosome 12, mEriEur2.1, whole genome shotgun sequence DNA encoding:
- the PRR15L gene encoding proline-rich protein 15-like protein, which encodes MTEVGWWKLTFLRKKKSTPKVLYEIPDTYAQTEGCAEPPRPDSGSPNSDFDTRLEKIVDKSTKGKHVKVSNSGRFKEKKKVRATLAENPNLFEDREGKGQ